Sequence from the Candidatus Nezhaarchaeota archaeon genome:
GTTAAGGATGTTGATAGAAGATACTTACACTACGCCTACGAGCTAGTTAGGCTGCCGGGAGCAAAAATGTCAAGTAGACGTGGTAGGTACATAGCGTTAGATGACTTGTTGAACGAGGCCGTCAAAAAGGTTAAAATTGAGGTTGAAAAGAGGGGCTCAATGTTAACCGACGAAGAAAAGAAGGAGATAGCTGAGATAATAGGTGTAGGAGCTGTAAAATTTGCTCTCCTCAACGTAACTGCTTCAAAGCCCATAACCTTCAGTTGGGAGCAAGTTGTGAACTTCGAGAGGAACAGCTTTCCATTCATAAACTACACTTATGTTAGAGCTCTGGGAATATTGAGGAAAAGTAACTTCACGCCAACCCCTAATGTCGACGTCACAACGCTCAAGAACGAGTATGAAAGGGAGCTTGTAATTCAGCTATCAAAGTATCCAAAGTTCTTCATAGAAGCCGCTGACGAACTCAAACCTGAGGTACTAACCATATACTTAAATCAAGTCAGTGAGACCTTCAATTCCTACTACGAGAAGGTTAACGTGATAAGGGAGAGGGATGAAGAGACGAGAAAGGCAAGGCTCATGCTCGTCTACTCGTTAAAGACTGTCATAGAAAGTTTTGCCAAAGCTCTAAACTTCAAGCTTGCGCAGAGAATGTGATTGATCAGTAAACCATCTCAATTAGCTACATACAACTTAAAATTCTCTTAAAGTCACCATCAACGATCCATCACATCATGCAGGATCAGCCATACCCCTCACCTGGATGACGGCGAAAAAGCATTATAATTAAATTCTTCATCGTGAGCTCTTCCAAAGGATACAAAGTTATTAATCTCATCGTCAGACTCCAAAACACTGATAAAACTCATTGGCAATCTCAGGAATATGAGGAACAAAATTTATCTTCAGAACTTAATTAAACTTGTAGTTGATAAAGATGCTTAGATCTAGCGAAGTCAATAAAGTTCTAGAAGCGTTTAGAGAAATGAGGAGTGGGATACTGTTACTCTTCATAGGATTACTCGTAATAATCATAGGCGCCTTATCGAGTCTCAGCATGTTACTTGCGATCTTCTTAAACCCAGCAGTTGCCTTGGTCGGTGGCATTAGCTTAATCATAGCTGTACTCGTAGGCTTTATCATAGTGCTTATTGGTGCCTACGCAAAGTTTTATCCAGGAGTCAGGAGTTCAGAGGTTAGCTTCAATTGATCCAGATTACAAGACTTCCGCTACGCTCATTAAGCTAGGCTGGATCTACGGTGTGATTTTAGGAGTGATAGCATCACTCACGTCAATAATTGTTTGGTTCGCGGGTCTAGCTCTCAGTATCATAGCTCTCGTCCTCTTAATCTTGGGATTCGTAGGTTTAATTGTGCTCTGCTTTAAATTGTACAAGAAGGAGGGCATGGGTCTCTATTTAGCTGCAGGGATACTCTTCGTTCTATTCTTCATACCATTCTGCCCACTAGTGGCATGGATTCTCCTCTACATAGCACTCGGAGAGAGCATAGAGAAGATGGCAAGAATGGTAACAACCAGCCAGCCACCTACTACCTAGCAAGCCCCAATTTTTTACATGCAAGACCGTTAAATTAGCTTGGAAAGGGCTCTAAAAAGTCTCTCCTGCTAATCTAAGGAAGCTCAAAATTCTTAGTTTACATACTCTTTAAGCATCGTCTCTCCTCTGAACTATAATTGATGCTTCACCGAGTTTGTCCTAATGCAACCTCATGACATCTGATAATCTGCTAAAGGAGAGATAAGTAATGAAATTTTGGTAAATCTTATAAAGCTATCTGCGCTAAAAGCCTTAGGCTGTAAGGGGATGCGGGTTTAATGTCAATTTTAGACTCACGTTATTTGACTCATATTCGGCTTGAAGCTCTGCGAAGACGCATTTGGTTTAAAGCTCTCTCCAGTCTTGAGAGAGCGTTAATTGATCTCGTAATTAGGGTTGTTGATAAGCCTAAGAGCCCAACCCTCATAGATATTTTGGCGAGGATAATTGTTAAGATTAAGAAGGCCATGATGAGCCCGCTGAAGCAAATCATGGAGCAGATTGGTAGACCACTAGCAAAGAAAATTAGTGTAATAGCCATGAGGTGGGGAAATAAGAGCGCTGCAAAGTGGGCTGAAGACGAATCCTTCATAAGATACCTTGCAATAATGGAAATGAATAGCCCTCCCGGCTTCAGACTAAGTGAGATGCTACTAAAGAACTAAAGAAGTAAGCAGATCACAATATGAAAAAGTCTTAAGTTTAGCCACCATCTAGACACAGTTGAAGAATACAATATTACAGGTACATTCAGCTGATGGAGGCTAGCGAGCTTAAAGCTAAGATATTTAAGCTGCTACGTGAGGGTTTGAAGCTCCGCTACGCTGTAGCGAAGGCTACTTTCTCATCCTCGGCCTAGAACTGACATTAAGGGAATGTTATACTGCCCTCTACTCTAAAGGGAAAATTACTGAAGACAATCTCTATAGAGACCTGCAAGAAGGTAGGCAATAGATTTGGCGGTAGGCTTTTTGAAGGGACATTTAAGCTCATAGGGGCTAGACACCTGTGAAGGCTCTAGTTACAGGTGGTGCCGGGTTTATAGGCAGCCACCTAGTGGATTGGCTCATGGCTGAAGGATATAAAGTTACAGTTATAGATAATTTAAGCTCCGGGAACATCAGGAACATCGAGTCTTGGCTCGGTAGTTCAACATTCAAGTTCGTGAAGAGAGACCTCAAAAGCCCTGAGGGGTGGGTTGAAGAGTTTAAGGATGTGGATGTGGTCTTCCATTATGCCGCTAATCCAGAAGTTAGAGTTAGCGTCACAGAGCCTAAGGTTCATTTTGAGGAGAACCTCCAAGTAACGTTTAATGTTCTTGAAGCCTGCAGGAACTTTAAGGTCCCGCTCCTAGTGTTCTCATCTACTAGCACGATCTACGGTGATGCTAAGCAGATACCTACACCCGAAGACTATGCGCCGCTGAAGCCCATATCCATTTACGGAGCCTCTAAGCTCGCATGTGAGATACTCATATCGACGTACTCCAGGCTTTACGGCTTAAGGAGCCTCATATTAAGGTATGCTAATGTGATTGGCTCCAGGTCTGGGCATGGCGTCCTAATAGACTTCATTAGAAAGCTTAAGTCCAACCCCACGAAGCTTGAGATACTTGGAGACGGCTCTCAGAGGAAGAGCTATATACACGTCGAAGATGCAGTAAACGCCACCATAAAAGCCCTAGAATACGTGCTTAAAAACAACCTCCTAGAGGAGGTCTTCAACGTAGGCTCTGAGGACTGGGTGAACGTAAGGGAGATAGCGGACCTCACCGTCAAGGCCCTAAACTTGAGGGATGTGGAGTACACCTATAGACCTGCTACGGAGGATGGTAGGGGGTGGCTGGGAGACGTAAAGTTCATGCTCTTAGACGTAAGCAAGCTAAAGAGAGCGACGGGCTGGAGACCTAAGATGGGCTCAAGAGAGGCCATCCAGAAGGTCCTAGAAGAACTTATCTTAAGGAGTTGAAGATGAATCTCGCAACTATCAACACTATTATGACGTACGTTTTACTCGCTTGTTTAATCGCTGCTATAGGAGCTACCATCTACATAGCGGTTACACCTCACGTCGGGGAGCGCTTCACCGAGTTCTATATACTCGGGCCATCAGGGAAGGCTTATGGTTATCCAACGAACCTAACGCTTGGAGAGAGCGGAACAGTGATAATAGGCGTGGTTAACCATGAGTACGAAGAAGTATCGTACAGAATTGTTATCCTCCTAGGCAATGAAACAATCGCTGTAATAGATGATATTAGGCTTAAACACAATGAAGCTTGGCATCAAAACTACACGTTCACCCCTAAGAAGGCTGGCGATAGAATGAAGCTCGAATTCCTTCTCTATAGAGAGGGCATAGAGAAGCCCTATAGAACCCTGCATCTATGGGTGACCGTACATCCGAGGAGAGGGGGATGAGGGAGAGCCAGCTCTTCATTCTATTCATTGCATTCATAGCCTTAGCTGAATCAGTAACTACGTTCATAGACCCAGTACATGGATTCTCCCTCCACTCACTGGCTCTAATCTCTATGGTATGTCTCTCAGCCCTAAAATATAGCGAGAACCCTGTTTCAAGCTTCTTCCTAAGCCTCTCCCTAGCCCCTTTAATCAGAATAACAAGCCTCTCGCTCCCCCTAGCTTATTTCCCACGCTACTCGTGGTATCTATTAGCAGGCACCGCCTTGTTCCTGGCGACCTTAGCCTTGATAAAAGTTGCAGGTATGAGCCGCCATGACATTGGGATGACATTTAACAAGCCGCTTATACAGTTAGCTGTTGGAGCAACCGGTGTTCCCTTAGGCGTAATCGAGTACTTCATTCTGAAACCTGAGCCGTTAGCATCAAGCTTCAACCTATTGGAGTTTATGTCCCTGGCCTTAGCCCTCATATTCTTCACAGGCTTTATAGAGGAACTCGTGTTCAGAGGAGTCATTCAGAGGACAGCCATAGCAAGCCTAGGCAGGAAGTACGGCGTGCTCGGCACATCACTTATCTTCGCCATTCTACACATAGGCTGGCTCTCAATACTGAACTTCCTATTCGTATTTCTAGTAGGCTTATTCTTCGGGCTTATAGTGCTTAAAACAAACAGCATAGCAGGAGTCTCACTCTCCCACGGGTTAACTAACGTCATGCTCTTCATGTTTATGCCTTTTCTGTTATCACAAAACTTATAAGCTATAAAATGCTATAAGTGGTGAGGACCATGATATCTTCAGTGACAACAACCGTAACCACTGTTGCCATGTTGACTGTTGGAGCCACCTTGGGTGTTCTAGCCTCAGTCCTACTTATACTGCTTCTAGCTACAAAAAATGTTGTCGCTGCTGAGCCAAAGCGCCCCCTAATGCTTTTTAGCAGAGCGCTAGACGTTAGCATAATGCCCCTTCTAGTCTCCTTCACCCTAATAGTTACACTGAAGGTTATCGAGATACTGGCTTGAAGAGATAGACCCCGAGAAGGCAGCCCCTTTAAATCCTTAAAGGGACTACCATGGTAGAGGTTTCAGTAATTATACCATCGAGGAATGAGCAGGAAACCATAGGCGACTGCATCAAGAAGATAAGGAAAGCTCTCGAAGATATTGAATTAAATGCTGAAATAATTGTCGCCGACAACTCTGAGGACAATACGCCTGAAATTGCGAGGAGCCTGGGCGCGGACGTCATAACACCTGATGGAA
This genomic interval carries:
- a CDS encoding NAD-dependent epimerase/dehydratase family protein; translated protein: MKALVTGGAGFIGSHLVDWLMAEGYKVTVIDNLSSGNIRNIESWLGSSTFKFVKRDLKSPEGWVEEFKDVDVVFHYAANPEVRVSVTEPKVHFEENLQVTFNVLEACRNFKVPLLVFSSTSTIYGDAKQIPTPEDYAPLKPISIYGASKLACEILISTYSRLYGLRSLILRYANVIGSRSGHGVLIDFIRKLKSNPTKLEILGDGSQRKSYIHVEDAVNATIKALEYVLKNNLLEEVFNVGSEDWVNVREIADLTVKALNLRDVEYTYRPATEDGRGWLGDVKFMLLDVSKLKRATGWRPKMGSREAIQKVLEELILRS
- a CDS encoding DUF973 family protein; the encoded protein is MPTQSFIQESGVQRLASIDPDYKTSATLIKLGWIYGVILGVIASLTSIIVWFAGLALSIIALVLLILGFVGLIVLCFKLYKKEGMGLYLAAGILFVLFFIPFCPLVAWILLYIALGESIEKMARMVTTSQPPTT
- a CDS encoding DUF1616 domain-containing protein, translated to MNLATINTIMTYVLLACLIAAIGATIYIAVTPHVGERFTEFYILGPSGKAYGYPTNLTLGESGTVIIGVVNHEYEEVSYRIVILLGNETIAVIDDIRLKHNEAWHQNYTFTPKKAGDRMKLEFLLYREGIEKPYRTLHLWVTVHPRRGG
- a CDS encoding CPBP family intramembrane metalloprotease, whose product is MRESQLFILFIAFIALAESVTTFIDPVHGFSLHSLALISMVCLSALKYSENPVSSFFLSLSLAPLIRITSLSLPLAYFPRYSWYLLAGTALFLATLALIKVAGMSRHDIGMTFNKPLIQLAVGATGVPLGVIEYFILKPEPLASSFNLLEFMSLALALIFFTGFIEELVFRGVIQRTAIASLGRKYGVLGTSLIFAILHIGWLSILNFLFVFLVGLFFGLIVLKTNSIAGVSLSHGLTNVMLFMFMPFLLSQNL